The window CATCATGCCCACAACAATCTCACTCGCAGAACTAAACCACATGGACCGTGCTGAATTTATCCGGCTGCTCGGCGGCATTTTTGAGCACTCGCCCTGGGTGGCAGAGCGGGCAGAGCCACATCGTCCGTTTGCCTCACTCAATGATTTGCACAGCGCGATGGCAGACGCGGTACGCAGCGCGGAGTTCGATATGCAATTAGCCTTGATACGCGCCCATCCAGAGCTGGCTGGCAAAGCGGCAGTGCGCGGAGAACTGTCAGCAGAATCAACCCGGGAACAAAGCGGCGCGGGCTTAAATCAATGCAGTGCTGAAGAATTTGACCAGCTGCAAACATTGAATAGCGCGTACAACGAAAAATTTGGTTTCCCGTTTGTGATCGCAGTGCGGGGACATGACCGGCAAAGTATCATCGCGCATTTTACGCGTCGCTTAGCCTCAGATCAGACCACCGAAATGCAAGAATGTCTGGAGCAGATCATTCGTATCGGTGGTTTTCGTTTAGCGGATATGGTAGCTGCTTAGGCAATTACTTGGGCAGTTGCTAGGTAGTTGCTAGGTAGTTGCTAGGTAGTTGATTATGCAGTTGATTAATAGCGCCCTCAGACTCAAGCTGAGCGTCTGATTAATCAGGCTTACGAAATTCGTTTTCTATCCAGGTTGTTGCGCTGGCTTTCGTTAGCTTAAATGTCGGCGCAACCCGCACTTTGGCAAGTTCCGTGTTATCCGCATCATGTGCGCTGAGCATCGCATAGGGATCGTCGTCATCCGGCACGATATCCAGACTAATTTTAAAGTCAGCCGTGTCGGTGCTGACCATCAGACTCTTGTGCAAAATGGCATGCAATTGTTGCTCGTGACGGCGAATGACTTCGGATGCGGTTTTTACCAACGTCCCAAATGCGTTCGCATCTAGCGGCTTAGGATTTTTTTTATCGCGTCCCATGGTCCATGGACCGACGAGCGCAGGCTCTGGCTCACCATCCTTGATCATCGCCACCGCCCAACCTTCATCATCGTCGTTCTTGATTACGCGCGCAGTCCAGCCCTTATCACGCCACAGCCGTGGCTCTTGGGTTTTAGTGTCACTATCTTGGTTTATTTCGTCAGACATAGTAGGTATCGGTCGCAGCTGGGGTGAGTGGTAATTAATTCATGCAAGTTGCTAATGAAGTAATCAATAGAATGAATAGGACTTACGCAAAATTGTCCCGCCAAGGTGCAGCATCGAAGCTGGTGCGGTTTGTGTAAGTCCTACCAGACTGGCTATTTTGCCGTATTGTCTATCAGCTTAAAATGCGTAGCCGGCTTTGACTACTGCGAAGTTGACGCCGGGGTTTGGATGTTTTACGCCACCGTTTGAATAATGTTGAATCTTAAAAGCAATGTCCCAACCATTGGTGAGTACGTAACCTACGCCAATGTGGTCGCCAAATTGGAAATTCGTCGAAAATGTCCGGCCATTATTGTCATATATCTCCGACAACATATGTAAGCCGATACCGGCTTCTCCATAAAGTCCTTTTTTACTATCGTTTTGCAGACGGAAAACAGGTGTTATGCCAGCATCAATCAGACTTTGTTTTACGCCATGTCCCTGATAATTATTTTCTTGCCAGTCAGCTAGGGTCGCATCCCAATAACCACTGAGATTGGTGCCGTTAGATTTAAACCATTGCTGATCCCAGTTCCATTGAGCACCGCCGCGTACCATTTTTGTTTTATTTCCTGTTGCGAATTCTAATGACGCCGAATCCACGGCATGTGCCAGCGTTTGGGTTGATAAAATGACCAAGGCGCATAACAGCGAATTTTTTGCAGATGATTTCATAAAACCATGCCTTATTAAATAATAAAAAAAGAGAATTTTTGCTATTGTACCAATTAGGGTCTGTTATCACTTATTCGCACTCCCGGCTTGAGTAATAACAGACCTTAGCAAGCTTATCCAATATTGCAGTATAAAGAGATTCGGCGTTTAGGCTCATTCGCATTCTCAAATCATAGGTCAACCAACAATTCATATGACAAAACCTCGTATTGCATTCTTAGGGATCGGTTTGATGGGAAAGCCGATGGCCACACGCCTTATACAAGCAGAATATCCATTGACTGTCTGGAATCGCACCAGCAGCAAATGTAGCGCCTTAGGTGCGCTAGGGGCCGATATCGCTGAGACGCCATTGGCCGCCATCAATGGCTGTCATAAAGCTAATATCGTTATCAGCATGCTGGAAAGAGGGAATATCGTCGCGGATATGATCCAACAGACTTTGCCTGCATTGTGTGGTGATGAAATTTGGATAGATATGAGTTCTACCCAACAAGCAGAGGCACAGCAATTCGATCAAGTACTACGTGATAAAAAGTTAGGCTTTATAGATGCACCAGTCTCCGGTGGGGTGATCGGTGCAAAAGCGGGTTCTTTGGCGATTATGGCTGGTGCGAATGAGGCTGATTACGCTCGTGTTCGGGCTATTCTTAGCGTGATGGGGAAGCCTACTCGTGTTGGCCCGCCGGGTACCGGGCAGTTAGCTAAACTTTGTAATCAGTTAATTGTTGGCGGCACCATTAGCATCGTTGCAGAGGCATTATTGTTAGCACAAGCTGGCGGAGCCGATCCTGCTGCGGTACGCAATGCATTGCGGGGCGGTTTTGCTGAGAGCCGGATTTTAGAGGTACATGGACAACGTATGTTGGAGCGTAATTTTCTACCCGGCGGGCAAGTAAAAAGTCAGGCAAAAGATATGGAAAATATCCGAAAGGCCGCGCAACTTGCTGAGCTTGAATTGCCCGTGACAGAACTGATTGCTGAAATATATCGCAGTATTTTGGGCAGCTTGCCCGGTGCCGATCATTCAGCCGCATTGCTCGCTTTAGAGCAAAAAAATCCCGGTAAACGTTTGGGTACTAAGGAAGATATTTTTCCTGTATAAAATACAATTGAGACAGGAGATATGCAAAACCGCCTCAGCTGCGTTGCAGTGTCTTACTGGGACAATTTTGCGTAAGTCCTCAACAGATAAGAATCTGACACTAATACTAAAGCCCAAAATCATACCGCCGCAGAGAAAATCTTATGACAACCACCTTAACAGCCTCTTCCAATTTGCTCGATGTATTAGGGCAGCTGGTTTCTTTCAAAACAATGTCGAAAGATCCAAATCTTGAGCTCATCTTCTGGGTCAAGGACTATCTTGCAAACTACGGTGTGGAGTCACGTTTAACTTATGACAGCACTGGCAAAAAAGCCAATTTATTCGCAACGATCGGTGAGGGAAAAAAGCCCGGCATTATCTTGTCTGGTCATACCGATGTGGTGCCTGTAGAGGGGCAAGACTGGCATAGCGATCCCTTTGTCACCACGATTAAAGATGGTCGGGTTTACGCGCGGGGATCCGCGGATATGAAGGGCTATATTGCGGCGGCGCTATTAGCAGTGCCACACTACCTCGCAGCGGACAAAGATACTGCCTTGCATCTTGCCTTGTCCTATGATGAAGAAGTCGGATGTCTGGGTGTGCGCAGCCTGATCCGTGATCTGGAGGAGATCGGTCTTAAGCCAGCCTCATGCATCGTTGGTGAACCCACGTTAATGCAGCCCATCATCGCTCACAAAGGTACTCATCGGTTTCGTTGTTGCGTACGTGGACGCGAAGCACATTCCAGCTACACCACGCAAGGTGTTAATGCGATTGAATATGCGGCAAAAATTGTCGTCTATATCCGTGATATCGCTGATCGTTTAGCAAAACAAGAGCAACGCGATAATGCCTATACAGTTCCCTACAGCACCTTACAAACCGGATTGATGCGCGGTGGCCTAGCAACCAATATCGTGCCGCGCGATTGCGAATTTCAATTTGAAGCACGCACCTTGCCAGAGATGAAAGCGGAAAACTTGTATCAAGAAATCCAAGACTATGCGGCAGGTTTGTTACCGCAAATGTTAGCAGTAGAGCCGCTAGCCCGGATTGATTTTGAATGGCTGGCATCGGCACCTGGTTTGCAAATGCAAGAGTCTGATGCGATTGTGCAGCTAGCAGCACGCCTGGCAGGCAACGCACCAAACGGTGCTGTGTCGTATGGAACAGAGGCCGGCCTATTTCAACAAGCGGGTATTCCAACTGTGATTTGTGGCCCTGGAAGTATTGAGCAGGCTCACACTCCGAATGAGTATGTAGAACTGGACCAATTAGCGCAATGCGAACAATTTATGCAG of the Undibacterium sp. 5I1 genome contains:
- a CDS encoding NAD(P)-dependent oxidoreductase, coding for MTKPRIAFLGIGLMGKPMATRLIQAEYPLTVWNRTSSKCSALGALGADIAETPLAAINGCHKANIVISMLERGNIVADMIQQTLPALCGDEIWIDMSSTQQAEAQQFDQVLRDKKLGFIDAPVSGGVIGAKAGSLAIMAGANEADYARVRAILSVMGKPTRVGPPGTGQLAKLCNQLIVGGTISIVAEALLLAQAGGADPAAVRNALRGGFAESRILEVHGQRMLERNFLPGGQVKSQAKDMENIRKAAQLAELELPVTELIAEIYRSILGSLPGADHSAALLALEQKNPGKRLGTKEDIFPV
- the argE gene encoding acetylornithine deacetylase, whose product is MTTTLTASSNLLDVLGQLVSFKTMSKDPNLELIFWVKDYLANYGVESRLTYDSTGKKANLFATIGEGKKPGIILSGHTDVVPVEGQDWHSDPFVTTIKDGRVYARGSADMKGYIAAALLAVPHYLAADKDTALHLALSYDEEVGCLGVRSLIRDLEEIGLKPASCIVGEPTLMQPIIAHKGTHRFRCCVRGREAHSSYTTQGVNAIEYAAKIVVYIRDIADRLAKQEQRDNAYTVPYSTLQTGLMRGGLATNIVPRDCEFQFEARTLPEMKAENLYQEIQDYAAGLLPQMLAVEPLARIDFEWLASAPGLQMQESDAIVQLAARLAGNAPNGAVSYGTEAGLFQQAGIPTVICGPGSIEQAHTPNEYVELDQLAQCEQFMQRLIASTE
- the uraD gene encoding 2-oxo-4-hydroxy-4-carboxy-5-ureidoimidazoline decarboxylase — protein: MMPTTISLAELNHMDRAEFIRLLGGIFEHSPWVAERAEPHRPFASLNDLHSAMADAVRSAEFDMQLALIRAHPELAGKAAVRGELSAESTREQSGAGLNQCSAEEFDQLQTLNSAYNEKFGFPFVIAVRGHDRQSIIAHFTRRLASDQTTEMQECLEQIIRIGGFRLADMVAA
- a CDS encoding acyloxyacyl hydrolase, translated to MKSSAKNSLLCALVILSTQTLAHAVDSASLEFATGNKTKMVRGGAQWNWDQQWFKSNGTNLSGYWDATLADWQENNYQGHGVKQSLIDAGITPVFRLQNDSKKGLYGEAGIGLHMLSEIYDNNGRTFSTNFQFGDHIGVGYVLTNGWDIAFKIQHYSNGGVKHPNPGVNFAVVKAGYAF